The following proteins come from a genomic window of Amphiura filiformis chromosome 16, Afil_fr2py, whole genome shotgun sequence:
- the LOC140136098 gene encoding uncharacterized protein, protein MKTRRSSYRLPPPPPKKRKKKGSPGTAKVKLKCNLSREEPIPKRKATSQGPNPSRNFVVQDISVKHCRTTRRNSPTCEAEFPFQNLPTECKVKVFSFLSDIEKCHCARVCKVWAQIMRTPRLWVNADFKKLFLTVEKNGVETIARPSAVEYLRMKIKTRNYAFHLVSRKAFLKSLTFSFDLQEGEEIWLKLLIHCLHETNSRELSRVVFNWVHTPHPYMFSDSASHSKSSRILCFHKFLKALHHACPNVASFAMPFDWSPLSLHLLSLFENVKSLELYKYWVFRGVSQSAINKLLDQFPKLERLKMEVAVQVRESACYPQYTVSHKSLKELDIRESNGFFLWSVTLPQLRTFQVSRGCWSGPMIDRDHLKIPCLYTVLHDGAPNLQRYNECKLDGDWRVICSEELEQALKASCFCKKHKRGALIY, encoded by the coding sequence ATGAAGACAAGAAGATCATCGTATAGATTGCCTCCTCCACCTcccaagaaaagaaagaagaaaggaagtCCTGGTACGGCTAAAGTAAAACTAAAGTGCAATTTGAGCAGAGAGGAACCAATACCAAAAAGAAAAGCTACAAGCCAAGGACCCAATCCAAGTAGAAATTTTGTTGTGCAAGATATATCAGTAAAACATTGTAGAACTACGAGGAGAAATTCTCCGACTTGTGAGGCAGAATTTCCGTTTCAGAATCTTCCAACCGAATGCAAAGTCAAAGTGTTTTCATTTCTCAGTGATATTGAAAAATGTCACTGTGCTCGTGTGTGCAAAGTCTGGGCTCAGATAATGAGGACGCCTCGTCTGTGGGTCAATGCCGACTTTAAGAAACTGTTTCTTACAGTGGAAAAGAATGGTGTAGAAACTATCGCAAGACCATCAGCAGTCGAGTATCTACGAATGAAAATCAAGACCAGGAACTATGCCTTTCATTTGGTGTCAAGAAAGGCATTTCTGAAGAGTCTGACATTTTCTTTTGATCTTCAGGAAGGAGAAGAAATTTGGCTCAAATTGTTAATTCATTGTCTTCATGAGACAAACTCGAGAGAGTTAAGCAGAGTTGTTTTCAATTGGGTTCATACGCCTCACCCGTACATGTTTTCAGACTCGGCGTCACATTCAAAATCATCTCGCATATTGTGTTTCCATAAGTTTCTAAAAGCACTTCACCATGCCTGTCCAAACGTGGCATCCTTTGCCATGCCATTTGACTGGTCCCCGTTGTCACTCCATCTCCTCAGTTTGTTTGAGAATGTGAAATCTTTGGAGCTCTATAAATACTGGGTATTCCGTGGCGTTTCGCAGTCTGCGATCAACAAACTTCTTGATCAGTTTCCAAAATTGGAGAGACTGAAAATGGAAGTTGCAGTGCAAGTTAGAGAGTCGGCATGCTACCCACAGTACACAGTTAGTCACAAATCATTAAAAGAGCTAGATATCAGAGAAAGCAATGGATTCTTTTTGTGGAGTGTCACGCTTCCTCAACTACGCACCTTTCAGGTCAGTAGAGGGTGCTGGTCTGGTCCTATGATTGACAGGGATCATTTGAAAATACCCTGCTTGTATACAGTACTTCATGATGGAGCGCCAAATCTTCAGAGGTACAACGAATGCAAACTGGATGGTGATTGGAGGGTGATTTGTAGTGAAGAGTTGGAACAAGCTTTAAAAGCAAGCTGCTTCTGCAAGAAACACAAAAGAGGCGCACTCATCTATTAG